TGACCTGTAGCTCTTTCATAAACCTTTAGAATTCTCATCATCTCTTCAGCTTGTACAACCTCCGCTCTGCAAATCAGCAGGCTATCATCTGCAAAGAGCAAGTGATGAATCATTGGCCCTTCATCTGTAAATCTGATACCATCGATCTTCTCGTCCCTCACCGCCATCTCCATCATATGAATCAAACCTTCCGTACATAGAATGAAGAGAAACGGCGACAAAGGATCGCCTTGCCTAAGCCCTCTTTCTGGCCTGATACACCCAAACGCCTGGTTATTGATCAGCGTCGAGAAGGTAACCGAGGAAACGCAGAACATCACTCTATCAACCCAAGACTCCACAAATCCCATTGCCCTGAGGAGAGCTCGCAAGTAACTCCATTCTACTCTGTCGTAAGCCTTAGACATGTCTGATTTTATGGCCATAAAATGCGAAGCAATCTTCTCATTCGTCCTCAATGCGTGTACCATCTCGTGAGCAATCAAGATGTTATCTGTAATCAACCTCTCTTCCACGAACGCCGATTGAGTTGGGGAGACTAGATCAGGAAGTAGTGGCTTCATCATTCCCACCATAATCTTTGATATGATTTTGTAAAGGACAGAGCAGAGACTGATGGGACGCAGATCAGACATGAGGACCGGATCTATCACCTTAGGCAACAAGCACAAATGTGTATAGTTCCATTCTCTTGGGAAGGTTCCATGCACAAAGAAATTCATCACTTCTTCTGTGACTTGATTGCCAATGATAGTCCAATACTTCTGAAAGAATAAGCCCGACATACCATCCGGTCCTGGTGCACTGACTGGGTTAATCGCAAAAACCGCGTCTCTTACTTCTTCATTCGAAACTTCTCTTGTCAGCATTTCGTTCATCGCGGCAGAAACCTTTCCAACATATCCTTCGAAGAGCTGATCAAAGTTGCCATCACTCTCCGCTTTGAACAGTCTATTGAAATAATCTGTTGCTACCTGTGCCTTAGCTGCCTCTGAGAATTGCATCTGACCTTTCTCATCCAACAGTTTGTCAATTCTCTTTCTTGCTCTACCAGCTTTGACAGATGCGTGATAGTATCTTGTGTTGAGATCTCCCTTCGTGGCCCATTTATCTTTACACTTCTGACGCCAATACTTCTCTTCCTCTTTGTAGGCATTGATCAACTCAGCTTTAAGAAAGTTAACCCTTACTCCAGAAGGAAAGCTTTTAGACTGTTCTGCTTCTAACGCTATTTGAAGTTGCGTTATCTTATCCCTGGAGTTCATATTCACTTTCTTCTTCCACCTACTCAGAGATTGCGACAAATCTTCAATTTATCTGAAACTGTCGCACCAAAAAAGGTGTAAGCCAGGCCTTTTTGATTTCCTCTTTCACCCCTGGTTTGTTAAGAAACCTTCCATCAAACTTGAAGCTACCCCTATACGAGTCAGCAGAAGTGAGTAGCTTAACAAGAACTGGCCTATGGTCGGAACCTCTTTTATCCAAGAAGATCTGATTCGATGCCGGAAAGAGCTTCATCCATTTCTTGTTTCCAAAGCATCTATCCAATCTACTTTGAATCCACTTCAACCATCTCAAACCTCCCCAAGTTAGGTTGTTTCCTGATGATTGAAGTTCCACCATTTCACACACAGAGATCATGTCGTTGAAGGGTTGAAAAGATTTCTCACTGTGTCTCGGCCCTCCAATTTTCTCATCATTGTTCCTTATGTCGTTGAAGTCTCCTAACATGCACCACGCTTCTTTTCTATGAGTTCCAATCCGAGAAAGTCTCTCCCATAACTTCGGTCTGTTAATCATATTTTTAGAACtggttttattttaatataatcgtAAAAAATATTCCCGCACACTTTTACAACTGACGATTATATTTGTTTCATGGTTtcatttacaatattttttttcccaaaattcGTATCTCGATCAAATTACTAAATTAACAGATATAACTATCGGTTATAAAATCTCTATTcaatatttctcataatttataacagaataataaatctaaactataaaaaaatttcactgATTAATACTACCgtaaaatataatttccatTACATTTTCAGACAAGTATTGACAATGGCAGATACGAAGCATAGCACAACTAGAGGAACGAGTGTCGTGGCTTTTGTTGTCTTTAAAATGACTTTGAAGACATGATTGGTTTGGGAGGAAACATAGATCTAAGCTCAGGAGCAGAGCTTGGGAACATCACATTCAGCTTATGCATCAATATATCAGCCCGTGACGGTATCTCGTTCAGAAGAAACTGTTGCACGATCGGTTTCTTGAACCATTCCATCACCGAATCTCCTGGTGCCCTCAACACCACTTTGCTGACCTCAAAAGGCGACTCAACCGAGCTCAGCATCTGAGCAATTACAATCTTCAACGTCGGCCCCGTCACTAGCTTAATACGCCTCGGGACTACACCGTAGTAAAGCATTCGTTTTCTGAACCTGTGGAGAGTGTGAACCACTGCTATAAGCGCTGCTCCAACCGACAAGTTTCTCACGTCGAGAGACCAAGCGATGTGTTGGTCGAAGACGATGGCTTTTGGGAAGAGTTTGTTCTCGTAGGCCACTTTCCAGACACACCGAGCTCGGTTTATCTGACCCATTAAGACAAGGTAGTTGAGAAGGACGTTGACAAAGTATCTAGCAGCTCCTTCTTCGAGCTCGTAATCAATCCCTTGGTAAAACTCTCTCACAAACGTCAGAACCGGTTGTTTCCTCTGTTCCGGACCTGTGAAGAGACCGCACATAAAGGCGTGAGCTTTGTGTTTGGTAGTGCTGAGGATCGACATTAACTGTCTCTCTTTATCTTCGTCTTGGCAACGGACGAGATGAGCGAGAATCGAAGTGTATAGCACCAAGTCTACTTTCCCAGATGAATGCACGAGCGTCTCGAGCAAAGGCCTAGCTGAATCGTATAAGCCATTCTTCATGCATGATTCGAACAACTGCCTGATGATGAAGTTGTTTGTTTTGATCCCTGAAGAGCCCATGAACCTCAGCCACTTCAAAGCGAGATCAACAGAGGCATCTTTGATGTATATCATCAGAACATCGCTAGCGCAGACGTCTACAGAGTACCCCATCGCTTTCATCTCGAGTAGTATCTTCCCTGCAACATCAACAAGTCTTTTGTTGGCCAGGAGTGTAAGGAGAGAGATGTAACTGCTCAGGCCAGGCCTTAAGCCAGCATTAGTCATGGAGTTATAGATCTTCATTGCAGAGTCTACTTGCCCAGAGCCAGCGTGCATCTCTAACAGACACGAATATGTAGACGGTGTGGGTAAAAACCCAGCTTTCTCCATGTCTTTGAACACCGACATTGCTACTTCAAGCTTTCCTGATTTAGCATGAGATTCAATGATCATTGTGTACAATCCAAAGTTAGGTCTGAAACCTGAACTCTTCATCTCGTCCCAAAGCCTAAGAGCAGTGTCAAGCTTCCCTGCTTTAGCGTATGAATCAATCAAGGAAacaaacatagttgctgatggcCTATGACCATAGCCCTGCATCTCCATGTAAACCTTCATCGACGTGTCTAACCTACCAGCTTTCCCCATTGAATCAACAAGCGAAGCAAACACACTAAAGCTTGGCCGGAGCTTCCTCTCCTTCATCTGCTGAAAAAGCTTGAAAGCTGCATCAAGACGCCCGGATTTAGCCAAGCTAGGAATGATCAGCTCATAAGTCGACCCATCCAACAAAGAATCAGTCTTCTCCATGCTCTCATAAATCTCAAACGCCTTGTAAGGCAAGCCCTTGTTCAGAAACAACATCATCAGATTATTATACGTCTGCGTATCGATCTTGCACCCACAATCCTGAGCCTTCTTGAAACAACAGAAAGCAACCTCCAGCTTCTCAGCTTTAGCCAAATACTGAATCACTTGGTTATAAGCACCAAGcgagtgatgatgatgactccTCCCGGAGTCTTGAACCATCTCCTCGAACAGCTTCTGAATCCCTTCGAAATCCTTCCCCTTGTTCAACCCATCGAACAAAACCACATAACACTCGTCACAAGGAACGTACCAAGGCTGCTTCTTAACCCACCTGAACAAACTCAACCCCGCGTCAACATCCTCAACGATCTTCAACGACTGCTTAACATGAACCATGTTGGGCAAAAACTGGAGCTTGTCCAGATGAGTCTCCAGCTCAGGCCCCCATTTCCACCTCTGCACAACCTCAACGATCTTGGCAACAGCGGAAGCGTTCATCAGAGGCTTCTTCAACCCACCGACCATGACATGATCGTCAACCCCTGGCTCAACGGATCTTATCCCTTTACCACTGTGTATCACACTACCAGACTCGTCTAGATACTCTACCTCCTCGGTCCAGCTGGTTCCGCTCTCGTCGCTACAGAATCTCCTAAAAAGACTCGGACTTTGATTAGTTACGGTGTTTCTTGAAACAGAGCAGACCGTGAAGCTACGCAGTAATCTGATGCTGGGGGAGTGAAGATTGGCGGCTAAGCTAGGGCTTTGTGGAGATGGAGGAAGCAATGGAGTCTCGGCGGAGACGGTGGTGCTCCGATGAAGCGTGGAGATGACATTTCTGGGGATTGATTTCGCGGTTCTTAGACGGAGCATCGAAGAGGATGTAGAGATGGAGACTATTGGGTCATGTGAAGCGAATCGAAGATTGAGAGAATCGATCGTAACCTGGGGGTCTCCAGAGATGATGGCGATTGTTCGTCTGTCTCTTCACTCACTCGTTAGGCTAAAACCCTAGAAAGCCTGAGACTTTAGAAGCAGAGGGGGTTTGCTCAAAATGGATTGTATTATTATTAGCATATTTACATTACAGTCCAAATAGCTGCTGCACCAAATTTTAGTAGAAATgttgttttgaaaaaataacTCTATTCAATCATATCTGATTTACATAGAAAAATACTCTTTTCATCCTAATTTTATTTGCTAATGAATTTCATTGACATTTCTGATTCTGGAAATATAGATCaagtttacatttttaaaattattgcgCAATCTTTCTATCTCACCATGTAAAGTCGAGATGTGTCTTATGCAGCTACTTAATCAGAATGATTCAACATCATCCATTTAGTCTTTAAGattacatctatactattaaatcaggatcctattttaatttttttggattctgTCCTTGaattttcattatatttatatctaatgTCATTTTTTCCActcataaatataattaattttaatatatgaatttACAAAAAACATGATGAATATGAGTTTCCTTATAAATCATAggtattatattaaattaccTAATTTTTAGCCAATTTAAAAGATTGCAATCTTTCAACTTAATACTtaacaaaaatgattttataattaacatatatataatcatatctaattttaaatttattgaatattctCAAATCTAGGTTATAAATTATTGtgaataattatttgatttcgTTTGATCTATGTGGAGACCGGTTCACTTTCACAATGTAAATTTCCAagtgtattaatttttttactaacttttcttttatggtttttaactaaatttacatTATTTTGAACCCACTAAGCATGACAATCGTACATATTAAGatttttatacatgaattagactgatttaattttctattttttcaaaataaaaaatctaaacattgttttcaatttttagaATGGAACTAaacatttattaagaaaaatacaatacacatatatttttctaaaaattaaatgattttgGTCACTCAAAATAAACCCAAACCGGTCTAAATATATGATCAATACAATTTCATGAATCTAAATAGATAATATTATTGAAAACTTAAAAGTAAATGGGTTCAAACGGTCGAGACGTATATGTTTTCGTCGAAAATGTGACGGATTTAAATAAGGTAGATCTaccattttatcatttttaacaaAGCATTTGATgaacttttattatatttttacaaagtATAATGTTTCGCGCTTTTaaaacgcggatcaaaatctagtaaaccAACTGTATTACTATCAATCCATGAGGCATAGATTTCACAAATCCCACAATCAAAAAAGAAATAGTGTGTAATTTTTAACTAAGTGATTCACATAATTTTCAAGCACCATTAATTAGGGGTGAGCACTTCGGTTATTTTCTCGGTTCagttcgggtttggttcggtttgtttAGTTCGGTTCTAGTATTTTTCCAATCGAAATAAATcatagttagtttggtttggttcggtttgtgtttggttcggtttatattcggttcggtttgtattcCATTTGGTTGGATTTATTTTTTGGATCAGTTTATTTAAGTTCTTCTTAGTTAggcataaattatgtaaacataaactatgcgaactaaattcaatataaaactgaaacaaaaacctttaaaaaatcacaaaatatataagaattaaaacaaatgaaagttaactaaaataaaaaaaaccaacatcattagtaatatcttttatatcattattaaaaagcTTGCAATGAATCATCTTCCATATGACGTTGTGGAGaagaacttttgtttttaataaaatttgctttaggttttaagtttagatttaacatccatgtttacatatataagaatataaagatacagatttttctatttttttaaatcaaatattttaatgattacaTAGTTGGttagaagaatatatgttaataaatgaaaaatggaaaatatgtgGTATGatattagaattttagtatattggtattagtaaaatttttaatttaaataattacaaaacacatcggtttctcggttcggtttaaaaccgaACAATTCGGGTTAAGGAAATATTCAACCGAATGGTTTGAAATagactttggttcggtttgaatcaGTTTTGGTTAATTGGTTCAGTTTGactcggttcggttcagtttttttttttgcccacccctacCATTAATAATAGTCTTACCAacattatatgaaaaaaaaaccaataaataaaatgttgttGTCAACAACATTGAATCATATAAGGacttattatatacttttttattttcctattttcatttattttgttagcTCAGCCTGGCGATGAAGGGAACAAGACTGAAAAGCCTCGACCAACTCTAATATCTGTCAACCTCCAGGACTTCTGTTCCACGAAAGGTACGAGGGATCTCCGAGTTGCCTGTAACTCATAAGACAACAAATATCATTTCACTGTACACAATCATTGAGAAAatattaacatatgatgatgaagaaggtaCCTTGGCTTAACTAGATACAATACAGAGAATGTAACGGCCAGGAACAAGCAGATGCTTCCCACAGTCAGGTAAGCAACCCCGAGGAAATCGTTCCTTCCACCGAGCCAGCTAGTTGTTGATAGCACGAGCTTCTTCTCACCATTGAAGCTGTAAGTGTTGTAGTTGTTCTCCAACAAGACCATTATGGTGTCCCCTGCGTTCAGGTCCGTTTCAATCTTCCCATACAGCTTCCTAAATATTGGCAAAGCCGCGGTTCGCATCCACACTATCAGGTCTTCTTGCTCACTCAACTGTACAAACAAAGAGCACACTTACAACTGTTAACATCCCATTCAAAAAGAATCTAAATTGATCAGGGCCGGTTCTCGACACAACCAGATGAAACTTTTGGCCCTTAAAATGTCGAATTCTTTTTTATTAAGATTAACCTAAAAATGTTTTTGTCCACAAGAGTCGGTCCTGAAAAtgatactaatttttttttattaccgGTTTCTTGGGATCAAGAGTTCCACCGCCTATAGGAGCACCTGTCTGAAAGTTTTTAGGGTAGACATTTTTCCCAAACTTACTGTCTCTGTCACTCTTCCATGAGATGTCTTTCTTATTCACGAGAAGCTCTTGGCTATTTCTCGAAAATTTATAAGTATCATTGAACAAACTCCAAGCTACAAGACCACATGGAACAATTGGGTGTCCAGCCACATTATCCTCAGGTGCACAAGTCTGCACATCATTCTCTTCTTTTGGACTTCTTAGCTGTGCATCGTTTCGGCTTTTCACATACCTACATATGTAATCAACCAGAGCTGTAACTGACACCACCAACACATATTCATGACGTGAAGCCCTCATGACAATACCGTCTATGGTTTTGGTAGTAATTCTCGAGTTGGTAGTATACATAGACAGGATGTTTCATAGTTTTTGTGACCTGcagaaacagagaaaaattTGTGAATGAGCCATAACTAAGAGAACAGCTAACATATTTATACACCCATAGAAGAAGATGTCTACCGTTATTGTTCTGTTACACATTTTATCTCCTTCACTCTGTATGTAAGCGACCTTGTTGGCCCTAGAAGATTCTGGAACACAGTCTGTGTCATACCGATCAACAATCTCAACGACCTTCATGCATGTATGATAATGAAACACATCCTCAATAAGCTAGGAAACAAACATGAGAAAAAGACAGAAAACGTTAGCCTAATGAAGACATACTCCCTGAGAAGCAAACAGGCAGATCACTCCGAGGGGAATGAAGACAACCCCAGCAACAAGAAATGTCAAGATCACCTG
This Brassica napus cultivar Da-Ae chromosome C6, Da-Ae, whole genome shotgun sequence DNA region includes the following protein-coding sequences:
- the LOC106353405 gene encoding pentatricopeptide repeat-containing protein At1g79490, mitochondrial; this translates as MLRLRTAKSIPRNVISTLHRSTTVSAETPLLPPSPQSPSLAANLHSPSIRLLRSFTVCSVSRNTVTNQSPSLFRRFCSDESGTSWTEEVEYLDESGSVIHSGKGIRSVEPGVDDHVMVGGLKKPLMNASAVAKIVEVVQRWKWGPELETHLDKLQFLPNMVHVKQSLKIVEDVDAGLSLFRWVKKQPWYVPCDECYVVLFDGLNKGKDFEGIQKLFEEMVQDSGRSHHHHSLGAYNQVIQYLAKAEKLEVAFCCFKKAQDCGCKIDTQTYNNLMMLFLNKGLPYKAFEIYESMEKTDSLLDGSTYELIIPSLAKSGRLDAAFKLFQQMKERKLRPSFSVFASLVDSMGKAGRLDTSMKVYMEMQGYGHRPSATMFVSLIDSYAKAGKLDTALRLWDEMKSSGFRPNFGLYTMIIESHAKSGKLEVAMSVFKDMEKAGFLPTPSTYSCLLEMHAGSGQVDSAMKIYNSMTNAGLRPGLSSYISLLTLLANKRLVDVAGKILLEMKAMGYSVDVCASDVLMIYIKDASVDLALKWLRFMGSSGIKTNNFIIRQLFESCMKNGLYDSARPLLETLVHSSGKVDLVLYTSILAHLVRCQDEDKERQLMSILSTTKHKAHAFMCGLFTGPEQRKQPVLTFVREFYQGIDYELEEGAARYFVNVLLNYLVLMGQINRARCVWKVAYENKLFPKAIVFDQHIAWSLDVRNLSVGAALIAVVHTLHRFRKRMLYYGVVPRRIKLVTGPTLKIVIAQMLSSVESPFEVSKVVLRAPGDSVMEWFKKPIVQQFLLNEIPSRADILMHKLNVMFPSSAPELRSMFPPKPIMSSKSF
- the LOC106402504 gene encoding ALA-interacting subunit 5, with the translated sequence MSSGGGGSSEPSGVKKTSKRPKYSRFTQQELPACKPILTPSWVILTFLVAGVVFIPLGVICLFASQGVVEIVDRYDTDCVPESSRANKVAYIQSEGDKMCNRTITVTKTMKHPVYVYYQLENYYQNHRRYVKSRNDAQLRSPKEENDVQTCAPEDNVAGHPIVPCGLVAWSLFNDTYKFSRNSQELLVNKKDISWKSDRDSKFGKNVYPKNFQTGAPIGGGTLDPKKPLSEQEDLIVWMRTAALPIFRKLYGKIETDLNAGDTIMVLLENNYNTYSFNGEKKLVLSTTSWLGGRNDFLGVAYLTVGSICLFLAVTFSVLYLVKPRQLGDPSYLSWNRSPGG